The Hydrogenophaga crocea genome contains a region encoding:
- a CDS encoding electron transfer flavoprotein subunit alpha/FixB family protein — translation MTALVIAEHDNAAIKGATLNTVTAAAQCGGEVHVLVAGHNAAAAAQAASQIAGVSKVIHADAEGFAHGLAENVAAQVIALAANYSHILFPATASGKNVAPRVAALLDVAQLSDVTKVVSADTFERPIYAGNAIATVQSGDKVKVITVRTTGFDAAAASGGSAAVESASAVADSGKSTFVGSEIAKSDRPELTAAKIIVSGGRALGSAEKFTEVITPLADKLGAAIGASRAAVDAGYAPNDLQVGQTGKIVAPQLYIAAGISGAIQHLAGMKDSKVIVAINKDPEAPIFSVADYGLEADLFEAVPEIVKAL, via the coding sequence ATGACTGCACTGGTTATTGCCGAACACGACAACGCCGCCATCAAGGGCGCCACCCTCAACACCGTGACCGCGGCCGCGCAATGCGGCGGCGAGGTGCACGTGCTGGTCGCGGGCCACAACGCCGCGGCGGCCGCCCAGGCGGCCAGCCAGATCGCCGGCGTGAGCAAGGTGATCCACGCCGACGCCGAGGGCTTCGCCCACGGCCTGGCCGAGAACGTGGCCGCGCAGGTCATCGCACTGGCCGCCAACTACAGCCACATCCTGTTCCCCGCCACCGCCTCGGGCAAGAACGTGGCCCCGCGCGTGGCCGCGCTGCTCGATGTGGCGCAGCTCAGCGACGTCACCAAGGTCGTGAGCGCCGACACCTTCGAGCGCCCGATCTACGCGGGCAACGCCATCGCCACCGTGCAGAGCGGCGACAAGGTCAAGGTCATCACCGTGCGCACCACCGGCTTCGACGCCGCCGCCGCCAGCGGTGGCAGCGCCGCCGTGGAGAGCGCCAGCGCCGTGGCCGATTCGGGCAAGAGCACCTTCGTGGGCAGCGAGATCGCCAAGAGCGACCGCCCCGAGCTCACCGCGGCCAAGATCATCGTCTCGGGCGGCCGCGCCCTGGGCAGCGCCGAGAAGTTCACCGAGGTCATCACGCCGCTGGCCGACAAGCTCGGCGCCGCCATCGGCGCCAGCCGCGCCGCGGTGGACGCGGGCTACGCGCCCAACGACCTGCAGGTCGGCCAGACCGGCAAGATCGTGGCGCCGCAGCTCTACATCGCCGCGGGCATCTCGGGCGCCATCCAGCACCTGGCCGGCATGAAGGACTCCAAGGTGATCGTCGCGATCAACAAGGACCCCGAGGCCCCGATCTTCAGCGTGGCCGACTACGGCCTGGAGGCCGACCTCTTCGAGGCCGTGCCCGAGATCGTCAAGGCGCTCTGA
- a CDS encoding LacI family DNA-binding transcriptional regulator: MPPTPPTERRRRPSGRITLQDVAREAEVSPITASRALRGERGVAAELVARVKAAAARLGYVPDPAARALASARGTQVPVLVPLLSNALFVDVIEAVHRVLLPHGLQPLIGVTHYDPMEEEQLLRSYLAQRPAGVLLTGFDRTEAARQLVAASGIPCVYLMELTDAPGVHCVGFSQQDAGHAITQHLIERGRRRIAFIAAQLDPRVLQRAEGYRRCLRAAGLYDARLELLSPQPSSMRLGGELLEDLLRTRPEVDAVFFCNDDLAQGGLLAALRLGVAVPQRIAVAGFNDLSGSDQMLPPLTTVRTPRRAIGEVGAGMLLSLLRDEPLARSSADLGFELVVRGSS, from the coding sequence TTGCCCCCCACCCCACCCACCGAACGCCGCCGCCGGCCCAGCGGCCGCATCACCCTGCAGGACGTGGCCCGCGAGGCCGAGGTCAGCCCCATCACCGCGTCGCGCGCGCTGCGCGGCGAGCGTGGCGTGGCCGCCGAACTGGTGGCGCGCGTGAAAGCGGCCGCGGCCCGGCTCGGCTACGTGCCCGACCCGGCCGCGCGCGCGCTGGCCTCGGCCCGCGGCACGCAGGTGCCGGTGCTGGTGCCGCTGCTGTCGAACGCGCTGTTCGTGGACGTGATCGAGGCGGTGCACCGGGTGCTGCTGCCGCACGGCCTGCAGCCGCTGATCGGCGTGACGCACTACGACCCGATGGAAGAAGAGCAGCTGCTGCGCAGCTACCTCGCGCAGCGGCCCGCGGGGGTGCTGCTCACCGGCTTCGACCGCACCGAAGCCGCGCGCCAGCTGGTGGCCGCCAGCGGCATTCCCTGCGTGTACCTGATGGAGCTCACCGACGCGCCCGGCGTGCACTGCGTGGGCTTCTCGCAGCAGGACGCGGGCCACGCGATCACGCAGCACCTGATCGAGCGCGGCCGCCGCCGCATCGCCTTCATCGCGGCGCAGCTCGACCCGCGCGTGCTGCAGCGTGCCGAGGGCTACCGCCGCTGCCTGCGCGCCGCCGGCCTGTACGACGCGCGGCTGGAGCTGCTGAGCCCGCAGCCATCGTCCATGCGCCTGGGCGGCGAGCTGCTCGAAGACCTGCTGCGCACGCGGCCCGAGGTGGACGCGGTGTTCTTCTGCAACGACGACCTGGCCCAGGGCGGCCTGCTCGCCGCGCTGCGCCTGGGCGTGGCCGTGCCCCAGCGCATCGCGGTGGCCGGCTTCAACGACCTCTCGGGCAGCGACCAGATGCTGCCGCCGCTGACCACCGTGCGCACGCCGCGCCGCGCCATCGGCGAGGTGGGCGCGGGCATGCTGCTGTCGCTGCTGCGCGATGAGCCGCTGGCGCGCAGCAGCGCCGACCTGGGCTTCGAGCTGGTGGTGCGCGGCAGCAGCTGA
- a CDS encoding TRAP transporter small permease, whose translation MLTFLDRALRWSTGFMAAMALFTIMWLTVFDVTGRKFLNHSVPGGLELTEVLMVVVIFGALPLVSWRSEHVVFDSLDPFIPDWIQSVQQRLVHLVCALAFGFMAYLMVLRADRFAEYGDITVYLQLPLSPVAWMMAVFLAVTALVHAVFVVVRAPQRDAGPGEGSVA comes from the coding sequence ATGCTCACCTTCCTGGATCGCGCACTGCGCTGGTCGACCGGCTTCATGGCCGCGATGGCCTTGTTCACCATCATGTGGCTCACCGTCTTCGACGTGACGGGCCGCAAGTTCCTCAACCACTCCGTGCCCGGCGGGCTGGAGCTCACCGAAGTGCTGATGGTCGTGGTGATCTTCGGCGCGCTGCCGCTGGTCTCGTGGCGCAGCGAGCACGTGGTGTTCGACTCGCTCGACCCCTTCATCCCCGACTGGATCCAGAGCGTCCAGCAGCGCCTGGTGCACCTGGTGTGCGCGCTCGCGTTCGGCTTCATGGCCTACCTCATGGTGCTGCGCGCCGACCGCTTCGCCGAGTACGGCGACATCACCGTGTACCTGCAGCTGCCGCTGTCGCCCGTGGCCTGGATGATGGCCGTCTTTCTCGCCGTGACGGCGCTGGTGCACGCGGTGTTCGTGGTGGTGCGCGCGCCGCAGCGCGATGCGGGGCCGGGCGAAGGGAGCGTTGCATGA
- a CDS encoding TRAP transporter small permease produces the protein MKAIRFLKHLAEGFLALCLAGMVVAVFGNVVLRYVWGTGWVVSEELSRLLFVWLVAIAATLTFAEGKHLGFDLVTARLSGVPAAVLRWLTRGLIGLSLYYLITGAWAQVVVGMGSHSPVMGYPLALAAGAIFVMGVCMAALLVLQALAELFGRQEGGAA, from the coding sequence ATGAAAGCGATCCGCTTCCTCAAGCACCTGGCCGAGGGTTTCCTGGCCCTGTGCCTGGCGGGCATGGTGGTGGCCGTGTTCGGCAACGTGGTGCTGCGCTACGTGTGGGGCACGGGCTGGGTGGTGTCCGAAGAACTCTCGCGCCTGCTGTTCGTGTGGCTGGTGGCCATCGCGGCCACGCTCACCTTCGCCGAAGGCAAGCACCTGGGCTTCGACCTCGTCACCGCGCGCCTGAGCGGCGTGCCCGCCGCGGTGCTGCGCTGGCTCACGCGCGGGCTCATCGGCCTGTCGCTGTACTACCTCATCACCGGCGCCTGGGCGCAGGTGGTGGTGGGCATGGGCAGCCACAGCCCGGTCATGGGCTACCCGCTGGCGCTGGCCGCGGGCGCCATTTTCGTGATGGGGGTGTGCATGGCCGCGCTGCTGGTGCTGCAGGCGCTGGCCGAGCTGTTCGGCCGCCAGGAAGGCGGTGCCGCATGA
- a CDS encoding acyl-CoA dehydrogenase, with amino-acid sequence MSYTAPVKDMLFNIEHLARIDQVAQLPGFEDAGLETAQAVLEECAKLNEGVVAPLNREGDLKPSFVKDGVVTTTPGFKDAYRQYAEGGWQGLQHPTDFGGQGLPKTIGSACGEMLNSANLSFALCPLLTDGAIEALLTAGSDAQKDTYLPKLISGEWTGTMNLTEPQAGSDLAAVRTRAEPQPDGTYKIFGTKIYITYGEHDMADNIVHLVLARVVGAPEGVKGISLFVVPKFLVNADGSLGARNDVHCVSIEHKLGIKASPTAVLQYGDHGGAIGTLVGQENRGLEYMFIMMNAARYAVGVQGIAISERAYQQAVQYARDRVQSRPVDGSLNTAAPIIHHPDVKRMLMTMRAATEGCRAMASVAAAAYDAAHHHPDAEVRKQNQAFYEFLVPLVKGYSTEMSLEVTSLGVQVHGGMGFIEETGAAQHYRDAKILTIYEGTTAIQANDLVGRKTARDGGTVAKAIAGQVRTTEAELARSGSDNARAVAKRLTAAREAFEQAVDFIAANTKANPNAAFAGSVPYLMLAGNLMAGWQLARALLVAEDLSAKGQDKAFMQAKITTARFYADHILSRAPGVAASIVEGAEGVTAMALEAF; translated from the coding sequence ATGAGCTACACCGCCCCCGTCAAGGACATGCTGTTCAACATCGAGCACCTGGCGCGCATCGACCAGGTTGCCCAACTGCCCGGCTTCGAAGACGCGGGCCTGGAAACCGCTCAGGCGGTGCTCGAGGAATGCGCCAAGCTCAATGAGGGCGTGGTGGCCCCGCTCAACCGCGAGGGCGACCTCAAGCCCTCGTTCGTGAAAGACGGCGTGGTCACCACAACGCCCGGCTTCAAGGACGCCTACCGCCAGTACGCCGAGGGCGGCTGGCAGGGCCTGCAGCACCCCACCGATTTCGGTGGCCAGGGCCTGCCCAAGACCATCGGTTCGGCCTGCGGCGAAATGCTCAACAGCGCCAACCTGAGCTTCGCGCTGTGCCCGCTGCTCACCGACGGCGCCATCGAAGCCCTGCTGACCGCGGGCAGCGACGCGCAGAAGGACACCTACCTGCCCAAGCTCATCAGCGGCGAATGGACCGGCACCATGAACCTCACCGAGCCGCAGGCCGGCTCGGACCTGGCCGCCGTGCGCACCCGCGCCGAGCCGCAGCCCGACGGCACCTACAAGATCTTCGGCACCAAGATCTACATCACCTACGGCGAGCACGACATGGCCGACAACATCGTGCACCTGGTGCTGGCGCGCGTGGTCGGCGCGCCCGAGGGCGTCAAGGGCATCAGCCTGTTCGTGGTGCCCAAGTTCCTGGTCAACGCCGACGGTTCGCTGGGCGCGCGCAACGACGTGCACTGCGTGAGCATCGAGCACAAGCTCGGCATCAAGGCCAGCCCCACGGCCGTGCTGCAGTACGGTGACCACGGCGGCGCCATCGGTACCCTGGTGGGCCAGGAAAACCGCGGCCTCGAATACATGTTCATCATGATGAACGCCGCGCGCTACGCCGTGGGCGTGCAGGGCATCGCGATCAGCGAGCGCGCCTACCAGCAGGCCGTGCAGTACGCGCGCGACCGCGTGCAGAGCCGCCCGGTGGACGGCAGCCTGAACACCGCCGCGCCCATCATCCACCACCCCGACGTCAAGCGCATGCTCATGACCATGCGCGCCGCCACCGAGGGCTGCCGCGCCATGGCCAGCGTGGCCGCGGCCGCCTACGACGCGGCCCACCACCACCCGGACGCCGAGGTGCGCAAGCAGAACCAGGCCTTCTACGAATTCCTGGTGCCGCTGGTGAAGGGCTACAGCACCGAGATGAGCCTGGAGGTCACCAGCCTGGGTGTGCAGGTGCACGGCGGCATGGGTTTCATCGAAGAAACCGGCGCGGCCCAGCACTACCGCGACGCCAAGATCCTCACCATCTACGAAGGCACCACCGCGATCCAGGCCAACGACCTCGTGGGCCGCAAGACCGCGCGCGACGGGGGCACCGTGGCCAAGGCCATCGCCGGCCAGGTGCGCACCACCGAAGCCGAGCTCGCCCGCTCGGGCAGCGACAACGCCCGGGCGGTGGCCAAGCGCCTGACGGCCGCGCGCGAGGCCTTCGAGCAGGCGGTGGACTTCATCGCCGCCAACACCAAGGCCAACCCCAACGCGGCCTTCGCGGGCAGCGTGCCCTACCTGATGCTCGCGGGCAATCTCATGGCGGGCTGGCAACTGGCGCGCGCCCTGCTCGTGGCCGAAGACCTGTCGGCCAAGGGACAGGACAAAGCCTTCATGCAGGCCAAGATCACCACCGCGCGCTTCTATGCCGACCACATCCTCAGCCGCGCCCCGGGCGTGGCGGCGTCCATCGTCGAGGGCGCCGAGGGCGTGACGGCCATGGCCCTCGAAGCGTTCTGA
- a CDS encoding penicillin-binding protein 1A, with translation MLQNRSRRAALALALSAALAAALPATVSAFDMPSLDRIVHYQPKLPLQVFTADGEEIAQFGAERREYVPLARIPLQLQQALLAVEDARFREHSGVDPKGMARALVAVITGGRKQGASTITQQLVRTMLLTREFSAERKAKEIWLALKLENELSKDRILEIYLNEIFLGQRAYGFAAAAKTYFGKPLDQLTLAENAMLAGLPQNPYYANPVANFQRATQRQRVVLERMRETGVITEQQLAAARAEKLVIRTPGLRSVHAAHVAEMARRAVVERFGTEAYSSGLRVTTSLVAADQRAAHAAVQRGVLAFERRGAWRGPEDTESLPAGTGAELERAAAEALKDHRDDETLRVGIVLDANPKAVQVQLATGERVTLQGEGLRWAQRGLDPKAKAPLKLARGAIVRVVSTGKAKDRKTDVWAISQWPEVEAALVAMDPQSGRIRALVGGFDFTNQPFNHVTQGWRQPGSAIKPLLYSAALESRVMPGTLVDDLPFTAANGWSPTNSNHQTLGPITVRHALAVSSNLASIRVLQHVGTPTARDWLGRFGLDPARQPDDLTLALGTGSATPIQMVQAYATLANGGWRVPPVVIEKITDAQGKVLFEAPPAAPLTEDTRAIPARNAYVMSSLLNEVTRSGTAARAQAVLKRPDIYGKTGTTNEAVDAWFVGFQPTLATAVWVGYDKPRSLGGAESGGRIALPIWTDYMGVALKGKPVQPLPEPPEGVVASGGDLVYSEWRDGGWVSAISDTAGVQYQSSFGAGVGRVFDAIGDWLRSGRPAQPQPPGQ, from the coding sequence ATGTTGCAGAACCGCTCCCGCCGGGCCGCCCTGGCCCTGGCCCTGTCCGCCGCGCTCGCGGCAGCGCTGCCGGCCACCGTATCGGCTTTCGACATGCCGTCGCTCGACCGCATCGTCCACTACCAGCCCAAGCTGCCGCTGCAGGTGTTCACCGCCGACGGCGAAGAGATCGCGCAGTTCGGCGCCGAGCGGCGCGAGTACGTGCCGCTCGCGCGCATCCCGCTGCAGCTGCAGCAGGCGCTGCTGGCGGTGGAAGACGCGCGCTTTCGCGAGCACTCGGGCGTGGACCCCAAGGGCATGGCGCGCGCGCTGGTGGCGGTGATCACGGGCGGGCGCAAGCAGGGCGCGTCCACCATCACGCAGCAGCTCGTGCGCACCATGCTGCTCACGCGCGAGTTCTCGGCCGAGCGCAAGGCCAAGGAGATCTGGCTCGCGCTCAAGCTCGAGAACGAGCTCTCCAAGGACCGCATCCTCGAGATCTACCTCAACGAGATCTTTCTGGGCCAGCGTGCCTATGGCTTCGCGGCCGCGGCCAAGACCTACTTCGGCAAGCCGCTCGACCAGCTCACGCTGGCCGAGAACGCCATGCTCGCGGGCCTGCCGCAGAACCCCTATTACGCCAACCCGGTGGCGAACTTCCAGCGCGCCACGCAGCGCCAGCGCGTGGTGCTCGAGCGCATGCGCGAGACCGGCGTGATCACCGAACAGCAGCTCGCGGCCGCGCGCGCCGAGAAGCTCGTGATCCGCACGCCCGGCCTGCGCAGCGTGCACGCCGCCCACGTGGCCGAGATGGCGCGCCGCGCGGTGGTGGAGCGCTTCGGCACCGAGGCCTATTCCAGCGGCCTGCGCGTGACCACCTCGCTCGTGGCCGCCGACCAGCGCGCGGCCCACGCCGCGGTGCAGCGCGGCGTGCTGGCCTTCGAGCGGCGCGGCGCCTGGCGCGGGCCCGAAGACACCGAATCGCTGCCCGCGGGCACGGGCGCCGAGCTCGAACGCGCCGCGGCCGAGGCGCTCAAGGACCACCGCGACGACGAGACCCTGCGCGTGGGCATCGTGCTCGACGCCAACCCCAAGGCCGTGCAGGTGCAGCTCGCCACCGGCGAGCGCGTGACGCTGCAGGGCGAGGGCCTGCGCTGGGCGCAGCGCGGGCTCGATCCCAAGGCCAAGGCGCCGCTCAAGCTCGCGCGCGGCGCGATCGTGCGCGTGGTGAGCACGGGCAAGGCCAAGGACAGGAAGACCGATGTGTGGGCCATTTCGCAGTGGCCCGAGGTCGAGGCCGCGCTGGTCGCCATGGACCCGCAGAGCGGCCGCATCCGCGCGCTGGTGGGCGGCTTCGACTTCACCAACCAGCCGTTCAACCACGTCACCCAGGGCTGGCGCCAGCCGGGCTCGGCGATCAAGCCGCTGCTGTACTCGGCCGCGCTCGAATCGCGCGTGATGCCGGGCACGCTGGTGGACGACCTGCCCTTCACCGCGGCCAACGGCTGGAGCCCCACCAACAGCAACCACCAGACGCTGGGCCCGATCACGGTGCGCCACGCGCTCGCGGTGTCGAGCAACCTCGCGAGCATCCGCGTGCTGCAGCACGTGGGCACGCCCACGGCGCGCGACTGGCTGGGCCGCTTTGGCCTCGACCCGGCGCGCCAGCCCGACGACCTCACGCTCGCGCTCGGCACCGGCAGCGCCACGCCGATCCAGATGGTGCAGGCCTATGCCACGCTGGCCAACGGCGGCTGGCGCGTGCCGCCCGTGGTGATCGAGAAGATCACCGACGCGCAGGGCAAGGTGCTGTTCGAAGCGCCGCCGGCCGCTCCGCTCACCGAAGACACCCGCGCCATTCCCGCGCGCAATGCCTACGTGATGTCCAGCCTGCTCAACGAGGTGACGCGCAGCGGCACCGCGGCGCGCGCGCAGGCCGTGCTCAAGCGGCCCGACATCTACGGCAAGACCGGCACCACCAACGAGGCGGTCGACGCCTGGTTCGTGGGCTTCCAGCCCACGCTGGCCACGGCCGTCTGGGTGGGTTACGACAAGCCGCGCAGCCTGGGCGGCGCCGAATCGGGCGGGCGCATCGCGCTGCCGATCTGGACCGACTACATGGGCGTGGCGCTCAAGGGCAAACCGGTGCAGCCCCTGCCCGAGCCGCCCGAGGGCGTGGTGGCCAGCGGCGGCGATCTGGTCTACAGCGAATGGCGCGACGGCGGCTGGGTGTCGGCCATCTCGGACACCGCGGGCGTGCAGTACCAGAGCAGCTTCGGCGCCGGCGTGGGCCGCGTGTTCGACGCCATCGGCGACTGGCTGCGCAGCGGCCGGCCCGCACAGCCCCAGCCGCCGGGGCAGTGA
- a CDS encoding NAD(P)H-dependent flavin oxidoreductase, whose protein sequence is MPAPERYLPPVLKNLKFPVIGSPLFIISNPKLVLAQCKAGVVGSMPALNARPASQLDEWLAEITEGIAAHNKANPDKPAAPFAINQIVHKSNDRLEQDMALCAKYQVPIIITSLGAREDVNQAVHAWGGIVMHDVINNVFAHKAIEKGADGLIPVAAGAGGHASVKSPFAMVQEIREWFGGPVALSGSIASGGAILAAQAMGADLAYIGSAFIATHEARAVEGYKQMIVESNSDDIVYSNFYTGVHGNYLKGSIRNAGMDPDNLPESDPSKMNFSTGEGANAAKAWRDIWGCGQGIGAIREITGAGELVARFQREYAEAKARICAG, encoded by the coding sequence ATGCCCGCACCCGAGCGTTACCTGCCCCCGGTCCTCAAGAACCTCAAGTTCCCGGTGATCGGCTCGCCGCTGTTCATCATCAGCAACCCCAAGCTCGTGCTCGCGCAATGCAAGGCGGGCGTGGTGGGCTCGATGCCGGCGCTCAACGCGCGCCCGGCCTCGCAGCTCGACGAGTGGCTGGCCGAGATCACCGAGGGCATCGCCGCGCACAACAAGGCCAACCCCGACAAGCCGGCCGCGCCCTTCGCGATCAACCAGATCGTGCACAAGAGCAACGACCGGCTCGAGCAGGACATGGCCCTGTGCGCCAAGTACCAGGTGCCCATCATCATCACCAGCCTGGGCGCGCGCGAAGACGTGAACCAGGCGGTGCACGCCTGGGGCGGCATCGTCATGCACGACGTGATCAACAACGTGTTCGCGCACAAGGCGATCGAGAAGGGCGCCGACGGGCTGATTCCGGTGGCCGCGGGCGCCGGCGGCCACGCGAGCGTGAAGAGCCCGTTCGCCATGGTGCAGGAGATCCGCGAGTGGTTCGGCGGCCCGGTGGCGCTGTCGGGCTCCATCGCCTCGGGCGGCGCGATCCTGGCCGCGCAGGCCATGGGCGCCGACCTGGCCTACATCGGCTCGGCCTTCATCGCCACGCACGAGGCGCGCGCCGTCGAGGGCTACAAGCAGATGATCGTCGAGAGCAACTCCGACGACATCGTCTACAGCAACTTCTACACCGGCGTGCACGGCAACTACCTCAAGGGCTCGATCCGCAACGCCGGCATGGACCCCGACAACCTGCCCGAGAGCGACCCGAGCAAGATGAACTTCTCGACCGGCGAGGGCGCGAACGCGGCCAAGGCCTGGCGCGACATCTGGGGCTGCGGCCAGGGCATCGGCGCGATCCGCGAGATCACCGGCGCGGGCGAACTGGTGGCGCGCTTCCAGCGCGAGTACGCCGAGGCCAAGGCCCGCATCTGCGCGGGCTGA
- a CDS encoding TRAP transporter substrate-binding protein, translated as MKLIPLLATAALLGTGMASAQTVFTASSWVGPTHTLSVAQKSWCDLLEKESSGRMKCNILPKGVAAAPGTFDAVRDGLADISFTVDGYTPGRFVFTQLAEFPFLGDSALATSVAYQHLYTKYFAPLGEHRGVKVLGVFTHGPGIIFNSKQPVKTAEDATKLKFRIGGGNINELSKLMGFNTTLKPAPDSFELLSTGVMDGTFFPDESVASFKLSMIKHATTFPGGLYNTSFVFMMNPAKYNALSAQDKAVVDKISGETAARIFGEGWDKVDASSRELQKTQGVARIQADDSFIKAVTAKQAELEDKWAAAAAAKGLKDPKAVLAEFRAEIKKVK; from the coding sequence ATGAAGCTGATTCCCCTTCTGGCCACCGCCGCCCTGCTGGGCACCGGCATGGCCTCGGCGCAGACCGTGTTCACCGCCTCTTCGTGGGTCGGCCCCACGCACACGCTGAGCGTGGCGCAGAAGTCGTGGTGCGACCTGCTCGAGAAGGAAAGCAGCGGGCGCATGAAGTGCAACATCCTGCCCAAGGGCGTGGCCGCCGCGCCGGGCACCTTCGACGCGGTGCGCGACGGCCTGGCCGACATCTCCTTCACCGTGGACGGCTACACGCCGGGCCGCTTCGTCTTCACGCAACTGGCCGAGTTCCCCTTCCTGGGCGACAGCGCGCTCGCCACCTCGGTGGCCTACCAGCACCTGTACACCAAGTACTTCGCGCCGCTGGGCGAGCACCGGGGCGTGAAGGTGCTGGGCGTGTTCACGCACGGCCCCGGCATCATCTTCAACAGCAAGCAGCCGGTGAAGACCGCCGAAGACGCCACCAAGCTCAAGTTCCGCATCGGCGGCGGCAACATCAACGAGCTCTCCAAGCTCATGGGCTTCAACACCACGCTCAAGCCTGCGCCCGATTCCTTCGAGCTGCTGTCCACCGGCGTCATGGACGGCACCTTCTTCCCCGACGAATCGGTGGCCTCGTTCAAGCTGAGCATGATCAAGCACGCCACCACCTTCCCGGGCGGGCTCTACAACACCAGCTTCGTGTTCATGATGAACCCGGCCAAGTACAACGCGCTGTCGGCGCAGGACAAGGCGGTGGTCGACAAGATCTCGGGCGAGACCGCCGCGCGCATCTTCGGCGAGGGCTGGGACAAGGTCGACGCCTCCAGCCGCGAGCTGCAGAAGACCCAGGGCGTGGCCCGCATCCAGGCCGACGACTCCTTCATCAAGGCCGTCACCGCCAAGCAGGCCGAGCTCGAAGACAAATGGGCCGCGGCCGCGGCCGCCAAAGGCCTGAAGGACCCCAAGGCCGTGCTGGCCGAGTTCCGCGCGGAGATCAAGAAGGTCAAGTGA
- a CDS encoding gluconokinase, translating to MTLNPVPTRLVVMGVAGCGKSSLGQHGARALGLPLLEGDDFHPAANVAKMRSGIALSDDDRAAWLDTLAEQLALRPEGVVLTCSSLKRRYRDRLRAAAPGLRFVFLQLTREQARERVATRPGHLFPVSLVDSQFEALEDPSAEPGVLALDAMRPIPELVSAVAQWVRSAPAPRQEVKA from the coding sequence ATGACCCTCAACCCCGTTCCCACCCGCCTCGTCGTCATGGGCGTGGCCGGCTGCGGCAAGTCCAGCCTGGGCCAGCATGGCGCCCGGGCCCTGGGCCTGCCGCTGCTGGAGGGTGACGACTTCCACCCCGCGGCCAACGTCGCCAAGATGCGCTCGGGCATCGCGCTCAGCGACGACGACCGCGCCGCCTGGCTCGATACCCTGGCCGAGCAGCTCGCGCTGCGCCCCGAGGGCGTGGTGCTCACCTGCTCCTCGCTCAAGCGCCGCTACCGCGACCGCCTGCGCGCGGCCGCACCGGGCCTGCGCTTCGTGTTCCTGCAGCTCACGCGTGAACAGGCGCGCGAGCGCGTGGCCACGCGGCCCGGCCACCTGTTTCCGGTGAGCCTGGTCGACAGCCAGTTCGAAGCGCTCGAAGACCCGAGCGCCGAGCCCGGCGTGCTCGCGCTCGACGCGATGCGCCCGATCCCCGAACTCGTGAGCGCGGTGGCGCAGTGGGTGCGCAGCGCGCCCGCGCCGCGGCAGGAGGTGAAGGCATGA
- a CDS encoding electron transfer flavoprotein subunit beta/FixA family protein, which yields MKVLVPVKRVVDYNVKVRVKSDGSGVDIANVKMSMNPFDEIAVEEAVRLKEKGAATEVIAVSCGVAQCQETLRTAMAIGADRAILVETDAELQPLAVAKLLKALVDKEQPGLVILGKQAIDDDCNQTGQMLAALAGLPQATFASKVEIDGQNAKVTREVDGGLETLSVAMPAVVTTDLRLNEPRYVTLPNIMKAKKKPLETIKPEDLGVDVAPRIKTLKVSEPPKRGAGVKVPDVATLVSKLKNEAKVI from the coding sequence ATGAAGGTCCTCGTCCCCGTCAAGCGCGTGGTCGACTACAACGTGAAAGTCCGCGTGAAGAGCGACGGCAGCGGAGTGGACATCGCCAACGTGAAGATGTCCATGAACCCCTTCGACGAGATCGCCGTGGAAGAGGCGGTGCGCCTGAAAGAAAAGGGTGCGGCCACCGAGGTGATCGCCGTCTCCTGCGGCGTGGCGCAGTGCCAGGAAACGCTGCGCACGGCCATGGCCATCGGCGCCGACCGCGCCATCCTGGTCGAGACTGATGCCGAACTGCAGCCGCTGGCCGTGGCCAAGCTGCTCAAGGCGCTGGTGGACAAGGAACAGCCCGGCCTGGTGATCCTGGGCAAGCAGGCGATCGACGACGACTGCAACCAGACCGGCCAGATGCTGGCCGCGCTGGCCGGCCTGCCGCAGGCGACCTTCGCGAGCAAGGTCGAGATCGACGGCCAGAACGCCAAAGTGACCCGCGAGGTCGACGGCGGCCTGGAGACGCTCTCGGTGGCCATGCCCGCCGTGGTCACCACCGACCTGCGTCTGAACGAGCCGCGCTACGTGACGCTGCCCAACATCATGAAGGCCAAGAAGAAGCCGCTGGAGACCATCAAGCCCGAGGACCTCGGCGTGGACGTGGCCCCGCGCATCAAGACCCTCAAGGTGAGCGAGCCGCCCAAGCGCGGCGCCGGCGTGAAGGTGCCCGATGTGGCCACCCTTGTGAGCAAGCTCAAGAACGAAGCCAAGGTGATCTGA